The Chlamydia poikilotherma DNA segment GCGCGTGTTGTTCTTCCTTTAGCTCATGATACCACACAATTATCACGTTCCATGGGAACACGTCACCGTGCAGCTTTAGGAGCAAGCCAACGTACTGATGCATTAATTATCATTGTATCTGAAGAAAATGGCTACGTATCATTATCTCGTGATGGGATTTTGACACGCGGAGTGAAGATGGACAGATTCAAAGCAGTATTGAGAAGTATCCTCACTCTGAAAGAACAAAAACGTAAACCGTTTAGCTCATGGATTTGGAAAAAATGATCGATTTTCTTTCTCGTTTTTTCATGCGCAATTGGCTGAGAAAAGTAGTATCTTTAGGGTTTGCCATCATCATTTGGGTGCTCGTCGGACAAACGGTAACCATTACCCGCACCTTGAATAATGTTCCTGTACGTATTATTGATCTTGATCCCGATCAAACAGTCTTAGGACTACAAAGCAATGGTCTATTAGATAAAAAAGTTTCATTAACCATCACAGGGAATAAAAATACCGTCCACGATCTCCGACCTACGAATCTAGAAGTGGTTATTAGCGCCACAGGACATACGGAAAGTTGGATAGCTGCTATTGACAAGTACAATCTTGTTAGCCTTGACGGTGAAACAAATATTCGTAGAGATATTCAAAGTGTCTCTGCTGATGATATTTTTATTCGTCTGACACAATATGTTACTGAAGACATCACGGTAACCATTACAACTCCTGTAGGAAGTCCTCCTAAAGGCTACGAGTATTTAGACGTTTGGCCTAAGTATCTTATCCAGAAAGTCAGCGGTCCTAAAGAATATGTAAACGCCCTTAAGGAACAAGGATTAGAGCTCACTTTTAATTTAAATAAGGTATCCTTCGAAGAATTAGAAAGAAATCGTATAGCTCAAGGGAATCACGATGAGATCATTTTCCCTATTCCTGAAGAATGGAAAAAAATTCTTATACCTTTTGGCAACACTAATACCTATGAAAATCTGAATGATCCTCAAGCAGATTTCTTACGTTTACTCTTTTTAAAACAGGAATTTATCCCTTTAAATCTCAATCTTCCTGTTTTACTCTTCTTCCCTGTAAAATATAGTAATACCTTCAATCCCCAGGCCTATACTTTAGAACCTTCACATCCTATTATTCTTAACCAAGGTATCTATCAAATAGATATTCCCCTATATGCAAAAGATGTCAGTAAGCTTTTCTTAGATGTTGTTAAAAATAATATCGCTCTGGCTATTGTCATGGCTCCACCACATGGGAACAATTCTGTAAACTGGGCTGTAGAATTTATAGATGAAAAAACTCTTGAAGATACCTTTGTTCAAGCTATCATGGCTCAAGAACATGGAATTCTCCATGACTTTGCTTTAATTGATGAAACTGGAATACGCCATCGATTCCGTGAGTATCTAAGGAAACTATCTTTATTTAGGAAAGATGGTTCTCCATTAAATCTTTCTGCAGAGATTTCCCATAACAAAGTAATTATTCGTTCAAAACCTATAGAAACCTCTAGGCTACATAAAAAAGAATGGTAGAACGTTAGATCCACGCATTAGATGTTCACAAATAGAAGTTTGTGTATTAATAATATAAAAATTATAAAAATAATTAAAAGAGTTATCGAAGCTACTATAGTGTCGATGATGCTAGCTCATTCAACTATGAAAGAGCGTGATCTACCATAAATAAAGAAAAATAGTACCCATTTGTTCCCAATCTCCTGTTATACTGTGTGGAGTAGGGATCCTAAATTATGTTAAAGAACATACGTCGCGCAAAACAAACTATTATAGATTTCTTCGTTTATTATTTAGGAATAACGTTAATCGGGACTTTTAAATATATTCCCCGCCCTATTCTAGGTCGTTTTGGAAGAGCTTTAGGAACTATCATTTTCTATACAATCTCTGATTACAGGAAAACAGCACTTACAAATCTCGCTCTTGCTTTTCCTGATAAGCCTTTTGAAGAAAGAAAACGCATTGCTAAGCATTCTATACAGCATGTCATGATCACTGTTTTAGAACTATTAGCAGTAGAAGGACTGATTGGAAATCTAGATAGTTTAATTTCCATAGCAACTGCGGAAACTCATCCTGAAGGATTCTGTAGCAAGGAAGTTCTTACACAAAAAGAATTAGAAGATACGTTTTCCAAATTAAGTGAAAACGAGGGAATTATTTTATTTTGTGGCCATCAGGCAAATTGGGAACTTCCTTTTCTTTATATTACCCGAGATTATCCTGGTTTAGCCTTTGCAAAACCGATAAAAAACACTCGATTAAATAAAAAAATTTTTTCTCTAAGAGAGACTTTTAAAGGAAAAATTGTTTCTCCAAAACAAGGGATACATTCTGCTCTTCAAGCTCTTCAACAGGGACATGTTATTGGTATAGTTGGGGATCAGGCGTTACTCATATCCTCGTATGCTTATCCCTTATTTGGAAATGAAGCTTTCACAACAACATCTCCAGCACTACTGGCCTATAAAACAGGAAAACCCGTAATGGCCGTATCGGTATTCCGCAATAAAAATGGATATACAATTGTTCCTAGCAAGAAGTTTTACGCTGATAAGTCTTTACCCATTAAAGAAGCAACTTCTTCGCTTATGAACAATCTTATGGGATTCTTAGAAAAAGGCATTGCTCACAAACCTGAACAATGGATGTGGATGCATAAGCGATGGAAACGAAAGCTCTTCAGCAGTCTGAAAAAAAGATATGCTTATAGCCATATTCTCGTTATCGCTAACTATGCAGAACTTAAAAATTATAAAACATTTCTTACCGATCTCGCAGATCTCTATTCAGGAGCTTTGTTAACATTAGCTTTAGAAAATCCTTCCAACAAGAAAATACTTATAGACTATCTTCCCCAATATATTATAAAAGGGTTCTCATCTCCTGAAGCTCTATATGATTTCCCTAATAGTTTCCCTGCTGTTTTTGATCTTGCAGGGCTTCCAACAACCCTACATAAACATTTCAAAACAACAGGCTCCTCGATTCTCTACACAAGAAAAGCACTAGAGAAAAAATTATCCCATCCCCAAGCATCTTTAATTACAGCATTAAGTAAATTCTCAAAAAAATCTTAATGGAAAACGAAAGGAATTTTTTGATTTTTTTCTTAGTTTAAGAGAGAATATTCTCTATAATTTTTAAATTAGAAGAATCTTATGTGCTTAACAGGATGTTTAGGATCTACTTTTGAGTGTACTCTTAACTGTGTTTGCTTTTGTCAGGACTCCCAGAAAAACAAACGTGTACTTGCATTGATTTCAGCATTAGCATTTGCAATATTAGCAATAGTAGGAATTGTTATTTTCTCATTAGTATGCGCAGGAACTATCCATGTTCCTGATACTCTATGGGGGATCAGCAAGTATATTCTCACACCGATACTGCTAGTAATAGCACTTGTTACAGCTTCACTATCTGCCGGGTGTTTTAAAGCAAGAAATCGTTTCGTGACTACCGGATAAAATTAGAGCATCAGCTTATTTAAGTGATGCTGTGATTATATCATTTACCGTTGTCAACGTAAGGTTGTTGGTATCCTTCATTTGAGCACCACGACTCAAAACTAAAATCTTATCATAATTTGATAAAATTCCTCGCTCGATTCCATATACACAAGCCTGATGTCTCCATACTGCGCGATCAGACTCTTCCGTAAGCATAGGATACACTCCCCACTCTAAAGCAAGTCTATAATACACAGATAAATTTGGAGAGACAGCAATAATCGGAAAACGCGGACGGTATTTAGAAAGGAAAATCGGAGATCCTCCCGATTCTGTATACACGATAATGGCTTTAGCATCGGCCTTCTCAGCAATTTGAATTCCTGATAAACCTATAGACTGGAGATAAGGAGATACCTTAACCGCACATTCACTATCATTAAGTTCTAAGAAAGACATGTAATTGAGATTTTTTTCCGTCTCTTGAATTACAGAACGCATAATTTTCACAGCCGCTACAGGATAACTTCCTGAAGCTGTTTCTCCTGACAACATTACTGCGGATGTACCATCATAAATAGCGTTGGCAATATCAGAAACCTCAGCACGTGTAGGTAAGACATTACGAATCATAGATTCTAACATTTGCGTAGCAGTAATGCAAAAACGTCCCGTTTCACGAGATACTTTCGCCATGAACTTCTGTAGACCAGGAACTTCAACAACAGAAAGCTCAATTCCTAAATCTCCACGAGCAATCATGATCCCGTCCGACACTTTAGCAATCTGAGAAAAATTCTCTACTCCCAAGCGATTTTCTATCTTAGCAATAATTG contains these protein-coding regions:
- a CDS encoding YbbR-like domain-containing protein, which translates into the protein MDLEKMIDFLSRFFMRNWLRKVVSLGFAIIIWVLVGQTVTITRTLNNVPVRIIDLDPDQTVLGLQSNGLLDKKVSLTITGNKNTVHDLRPTNLEVVISATGHTESWIAAIDKYNLVSLDGETNIRRDIQSVSADDIFIRLTQYVTEDITVTITTPVGSPPKGYEYLDVWPKYLIQKVSGPKEYVNALKEQGLELTFNLNKVSFEELERNRIAQGNHDEIIFPIPEEWKKILIPFGNTNTYENLNDPQADFLRLLFLKQEFIPLNLNLPVLLFFPVKYSNTFNPQAYTLEPSHPIILNQGIYQIDIPLYAKDVSKLFLDVVKNNIALAIVMAPPHGNNSVNWAVEFIDEKTLEDTFVQAIMAQEHGILHDFALIDETGIRHRFREYLRKLSLFRKDGSPLNLSAEISHNKVIIRSKPIETSRLHKKEW
- a CDS encoding lipid A biosynthesis lauroyl acyltransferase (Acylates the intermediate (KDO)2-lipid IVA to form (KDO)2-(lauroyl)-lipid IVA); this encodes MLKNIRRAKQTIIDFFVYYLGITLIGTFKYIPRPILGRFGRALGTIIFYTISDYRKTALTNLALAFPDKPFEERKRIAKHSIQHVMITVLELLAVEGLIGNLDSLISIATAETHPEGFCSKEVLTQKELEDTFSKLSENEGIILFCGHQANWELPFLYITRDYPGLAFAKPIKNTRLNKKIFSLRETFKGKIVSPKQGIHSALQALQQGHVIGIVGDQALLISSYAYPLFGNEAFTTTSPALLAYKTGKPVMAVSVFRNKNGYTIVPSKKFYADKSLPIKEATSSLMNNLMGFLEKGIAHKPEQWMWMHKRWKRKLFSSLKKRYAYSHILVIANYAELKNYKTFLTDLADLYSGALLTLALENPSNKKILIDYLPQYIIKGFSSPEALYDFPNSFPAVFDLAGLPTTLHKHFKTTGSSILYTRKALEKKLSHPQASLITALSKFSKKS
- the pyk gene encoding pyruvate kinase, producing the protein MIARTKIICTIGPATNNLEMLEKLLDAGMNVARLNFSHGTHESHGETIRLLKELRDKKGAPLAIMLDTKGPEIRLGNIPTPIKVSRGQKITLTGKEIEGSAEGGITLQPQCIFPYVREGVDVLIDDGYIQAVVTSVSDDQLELEFINSGELKSHKSLSIREIDLALPFMTDKDINDLKFGVAQGVDVIAASFVRYAEDIESMRKCLADVGHPDMPIIAKIENRLGVENFSQIAKVSDGIMIARGDLGIELSVVEVPGLQKFMAKVSRETGRFCITATQMLESMIRNVLPTRAEVSDIANAIYDGTSAVMLSGETASGSYPVAAVKIMRSVIQETEKNLNYMSFLELNDSECAVKVSPYLQSIGLSGIQIAEKADAKAIIVYTESGGSPIFLSKYRPRFPIIAVSPNLSVYYRLALEWGVYPMLTEESDRAVWRHQACVYGIERGILSNYDKILVLSRGAQMKDTNNLTLTTVNDIITASLK